In Opitutaceae bacterium TAV5, one genomic interval encodes:
- a CDS encoding peptidase C2, translated as MCPRHRHSCRQVLASLLLLAAFSGGPPLSGAGSTSADATTPFLRDALQGFDRWDADHDGTLVLREIDLAIASPEVTAGQAAAAVALRRVAGNRRKPVTSFTRESIRALATVARVDDSPAWQEDSGSARSATLETCYADALEKITSTPRDLFIDGQPRLAGCRQGRLGSCFSLAPLTALVNRDPQAVVRLFRAEEDGSITVLLGGGATPVTIAPLTDGELALTSSTGGNGVWIALYEKAVGQFRAAGKAGATPSTPLATVTRGGSAGTMISVLTGNAIRRFSCAPWREPLADSATQAARLGELRSLLRSGTADRRLMTAGTSATTRKVPGLARKHAYAVLGYDAATDLVTVRDPHGQTFEPAGETGLENGYAVREGIFRVPVPEIVQFMSGFAFQRETPASPAKHADPSVATDAGASGDE; from the coding sequence ATGTGTCCACGTCATCGCCATTCCTGCCGGCAGGTGCTCGCGAGCCTCCTCCTGCTGGCCGCCTTTTCCGGAGGACCGCCTCTTTCCGGCGCCGGCAGCACCTCCGCGGACGCCACCACGCCGTTCCTGCGCGATGCGCTTCAGGGGTTTGACCGGTGGGACGCCGACCATGACGGCACGCTCGTCTTGCGGGAGATCGATCTCGCCATCGCTTCGCCCGAGGTGACCGCCGGGCAGGCCGCCGCCGCCGTGGCCCTCCGCCGCGTCGCCGGCAACCGGCGGAAACCCGTCACTTCCTTTACCCGGGAGAGCATCCGCGCCCTCGCCACCGTGGCCCGCGTCGACGATTCACCTGCCTGGCAGGAAGATAGTGGCAGCGCCCGGTCCGCGACGCTCGAAACCTGTTACGCGGACGCTCTTGAAAAAATCACTTCCACGCCACGCGATCTGTTCATCGACGGCCAGCCAAGGCTCGCAGGCTGCCGGCAGGGTCGCCTCGGCTCCTGTTTTTCGCTCGCTCCGCTGACCGCGCTCGTGAATCGCGATCCGCAGGCCGTTGTCCGGCTTTTCAGGGCGGAGGAGGACGGCTCCATCACCGTCCTCCTCGGCGGCGGAGCCACGCCGGTGACGATCGCTCCGCTGACCGATGGCGAACTCGCCCTCACCTCGTCCACGGGCGGCAACGGCGTGTGGATCGCCCTCTACGAAAAAGCGGTCGGGCAATTCCGCGCCGCGGGAAAGGCCGGCGCGACCCCGTCCACGCCGCTGGCCACCGTGACACGCGGGGGCTCCGCCGGAACCATGATCAGTGTGCTGACCGGCAACGCCATCCGGCGCTTCTCCTGTGCTCCCTGGCGAGAACCGCTGGCCGACAGCGCCACCCAGGCCGCCCGGCTCGGGGAACTCCGGTCGTTGCTCCGGAGCGGCACCGCGGACAGGCGCCTCATGACGGCGGGCACCTCGGCCACGACCCGCAAGGTTCCCGGCCTCGCCCGCAAGCACGCGTACGCCGTGCTCGGCTACGATGCGGCGACCGATCTCGTGACCGTCCGCGATCCGCACGGGCAGACCTTTGAGCCCGCGGGAGAAACCGGACTGGAAAACGGTTATGCCGTTCGCGAGGGCATCTTCAGGGTGCCGGTTCCGGAGATCGTGCAGTTCATGAGCGGGTTCGCCTTCCAGAGGGAGACGCCTGCCTCTCCTGCAAAGCATGCGGACCCGTCCGTCGCCACGGACGCCGGCGCGTCCGGTGACGAATGA
- a CDS encoding transcriptional regulator: MAWLQWSTHKLEYGIRAYAREADWILSFMHNTRDFTVGSTQMDGLLIMPGQEQIDYRALYPNACIVNLHGKPGRALDAAFDAAVSIDHEQVSRLAAEYLLSLGFRKFLGFGGKPREPVTTRLRGFRKHVVSRGADFRKFYLNTWAEQIVFDPRNVKDRISLAIRNTGLPLAVFAPEDIYADIFIQAALDLGYRIPDDIAVLGVNNSREICESCRVSISSIDVNLSRLGYEGARLLDGLMRGDYETHPLVLIPPLTIEKRRSTDDNAVIDRAVSSIRQYIREHFAERISLQTVLQDLRVSRSTAFAHFTRAVGHPIGKEIMLVRMEHARHLLLHSDYKIDAVAWMSGYEDSSAFGRLFKKLYHLTPSAFRKNGGKTDDHTGNLPDTETP; encoded by the coding sequence CTGGCATGGCTCCAGTGGTCCACACACAAACTCGAATACGGCATCCGGGCCTATGCACGTGAAGCGGACTGGATACTGTCATTCATGCACAACACGCGTGACTTCACAGTCGGCTCCACGCAAATGGACGGTTTGCTTATCATGCCCGGGCAGGAACAGATCGACTACCGGGCACTTTATCCCAACGCCTGCATCGTCAATCTTCACGGCAAGCCGGGCCGCGCACTCGACGCGGCTTTCGACGCGGCTGTCAGCATCGACCATGAGCAGGTTTCCCGCCTCGCCGCCGAGTATTTGCTCAGTCTTGGATTCCGAAAGTTTCTTGGCTTCGGAGGCAAACCCAGGGAGCCCGTCACCACGCGCTTGCGCGGTTTCCGGAAGCACGTTGTGTCACGCGGTGCTGACTTTCGGAAATTCTACCTGAACACTTGGGCGGAACAGATCGTGTTTGATCCGCGCAATGTCAAAGACCGCATATCACTGGCCATCCGGAACACGGGACTTCCGCTGGCGGTGTTCGCGCCGGAAGACATTTACGCGGACATTTTCATTCAAGCCGCGCTTGATCTCGGCTACCGCATTCCCGACGACATCGCCGTGCTCGGAGTGAACAACAGCCGGGAGATTTGCGAGAGCTGCCGCGTCTCCATCTCCAGCATCGACGTGAATCTCTCCCGCCTGGGTTATGAAGGCGCGCGCCTTCTCGACGGACTCATGCGGGGCGACTACGAAACCCACCCGCTCGTCCTCATCCCTCCGCTCACGATCGAAAAACGCCGTTCGACGGATGACAATGCGGTCATCGACCGTGCCGTGTCATCCATTCGCCAATACATCCGCGAGCATTTCGCCGAGCGCATTTCGTTGCAGACGGTGCTGCAAGATTTGCGAGTTTCGCGCTCCACGGCCTTTGCCCATTTCACACGTGCGGTTGGCCATCCGATCGGCAAGGAGATCATGCTGGTGCGTATGGAGCATGCCCGGCACCTCCTCCTTCACTCCGACTACAAAATCGACGCGGTCGCCTGGATGAGCGGCTACGAAGACTCGTCCGCGTTTGGCCGGCTTTTCAAGAAACTTTACCACCTGACGCCCTCGGCTTTCCGGAAAAACGGCGGCAAGACGGACGACCACACCGGCAACCTCCCGGACACGGAAACGCCCTGA
- a CDS encoding endonuclease, whose product MCARRSSFAKITRRPGLPGRSRFRKLKLALWFQAILAVTLGVWFVVQPPARKDEIIRLARNKFDSQKQIDLVQFAGDLWRLYYDDSLVAATAPGDRTFVYGGIPRTPGLDLRIRVLTNSSYLVGYADALGNPVWAAYRIFDLRTRPDSPERPDRFVIDARTAARVSPGDYTGSGYDRGHLAPNHAIATRYGRDAQLETFLMSNIIPQRHALNAGLWKQLEAKITDNYPGRFGEIWVLAGPVFGQRPATLRGGVAIPEACYMIIVDESDGRVRAQAFLFPQDAEGSLDRYLTTIDDIEQRTGLDFLHELPDEAENLLESRRASSVW is encoded by the coding sequence ATGTGCGCACGCCGTTCCTCCTTTGCCAAAATCACCCGTCGCCCGGGCCTTCCGGGCCGGTCGCGTTTTCGCAAGCTGAAGCTCGCCCTCTGGTTCCAGGCCATCCTCGCGGTGACCCTCGGCGTGTGGTTCGTTGTCCAGCCGCCCGCGCGCAAGGACGAGATCATCCGGCTCGCGCGCAACAAATTCGACAGCCAGAAGCAGATCGATCTGGTGCAGTTCGCCGGCGACCTCTGGCGGTTGTACTACGACGACAGCCTCGTGGCCGCCACCGCGCCCGGCGATCGCACTTTCGTTTACGGCGGCATCCCGCGCACGCCCGGCCTCGACCTCAGGATCCGCGTCCTCACCAACTCCTCCTATCTCGTTGGCTACGCCGACGCTCTCGGCAACCCCGTCTGGGCGGCCTACCGGATCTTCGACCTGCGCACGCGGCCGGATTCGCCCGAGCGGCCCGACCGGTTCGTCATCGACGCCCGCACGGCCGCCCGCGTTTCGCCCGGCGACTACACCGGCAGCGGCTACGACCGCGGCCACCTCGCTCCCAATCACGCCATCGCCACCCGCTACGGGCGCGACGCCCAGCTCGAGACGTTCCTGATGAGCAACATCATCCCGCAGCGCCACGCGCTCAACGCCGGTCTCTGGAAGCAGCTCGAGGCGAAAATCACCGACAACTATCCCGGCCGTTTCGGTGAAATCTGGGTGCTGGCCGGCCCCGTTTTCGGCCAACGGCCCGCCACCCTGCGCGGCGGCGTGGCGATCCCCGAGGCGTGTTACATGATTATCGTGGACGAGAGCGACGGACGCGTCCGTGCCCAGGCTTTTCTTTTTCCGCAGGATGCCGAAGGTTCGCTCGACCGTTACCTGACCACGATCGACGATATCGAGCAGCGCACCGGGCTCGATTTCCTGCACGAACTCCCGGACGAAGCCGAAAACCTCCTCGAATCCCGCCGGGCCTCCTCTGTCTGGTGA
- a CDS encoding AraC family transcriptional regulator, translating to MVSAAIASSAADPVRLSLHEWSCLRPELVWAYEGAPREQSRHATFDHREGNFAWLIRKGEVTLRLGERTWRARAGQWLLLPPAITRQDFSDDARLLSVRFLCQWPDGGNVFARAAGGRAADDAAVLEACDHPQLGRAGGRLARLVRRHFGTPHNLHVYQQADYALFLQFQRAFLEWLEAWFCVRLATGAVPARTGGGGKAGDERALRAARLLNDTPLDEGFPGAALLAAMGLGAVQANRVFRRTFGVTPRRQWERRRFESAKLWLETSAMPLKEMGARLGFRSGAHFVVWFRARARTTPGRWRARRRI from the coding sequence ATGGTGTCTGCCGCTATCGCCTCTTCCGCCGCCGATCCGGTGCGGCTGTCGCTGCATGAATGGTCCTGCCTGCGTCCGGAGCTGGTGTGGGCTTACGAAGGCGCGCCGCGCGAGCAGTCGCGGCATGCGACGTTTGACCATCGCGAGGGCAACTTCGCGTGGCTGATCCGGAAGGGCGAGGTGACCTTGCGGCTGGGCGAGCGGACGTGGCGGGCGCGGGCCGGGCAATGGCTGCTGCTGCCTCCTGCGATCACGAGGCAGGATTTTTCCGACGACGCCCGGCTGCTGTCGGTGCGGTTTCTCTGCCAGTGGCCGGATGGCGGCAATGTGTTCGCGCGCGCCGCCGGCGGCCGGGCGGCCGACGATGCCGCGGTGCTGGAGGCGTGCGACCACCCGCAACTGGGGCGGGCGGGCGGGCGGCTGGCGCGACTGGTGCGGCGGCATTTCGGGACGCCCCACAACCTCCATGTGTATCAGCAGGCAGACTACGCGCTTTTCCTGCAATTCCAGAGAGCGTTTCTGGAGTGGCTGGAGGCATGGTTCTGCGTGCGGCTGGCGACAGGCGCCGTGCCGGCCCGGACCGGCGGCGGCGGGAAGGCGGGCGACGAACGCGCCTTGCGCGCGGCCCGCCTGCTCAATGACACGCCGCTGGATGAGGGTTTCCCCGGGGCCGCGCTGCTCGCGGCGATGGGCCTGGGGGCGGTGCAGGCCAACCGGGTTTTCCGCCGGACCTTCGGCGTGACGCCGCGCCGGCAATGGGAGCGCCGGCGTTTCGAATCGGCCAAACTCTGGCTGGAGACGTCGGCGATGCCGCTGAAGGAAATGGGGGCGCGTCTCGGTTTCCGGTCCGGTGCACACTTCGTGGTCTGGTTCCGGGCGCGGGCGCGCACGACGCCGGGTCGCTGGCGGGCGCGGCGGCGGATTTGA
- a CDS encoding phosphodiesterase has product MNQKIRLLLAAAITGCCLAASASALAAAPAARAGHVFIISFDQGSPAGIGKADMPVFKKMAAEGAHTWEAYTIVPSITLPSHTSMLTGVGIQKHQIQWNDVWAPGKPQLTVPTIFNLAKAADPSLVTAAYVSKQKFRLFEFRGDIDRFVLPENTSSLGVAAAFAGDVARLKPGLCFIHFGEPDAMGHKYGIWSPEKMKAFADSDAALGIIRDAIDAAGLGDSSTIILTADHGCHDTVNKEGKTVGTHGSADPDDVIIPWIAWGKRVKPGFTITAPVVQYDTAATALWLLGIDVPGSFWGRPVTSAFE; this is encoded by the coding sequence ATGAACCAGAAAATTCGCCTCCTCCTCGCCGCCGCCATCACCGGCTGCTGCCTTGCCGCTTCCGCCTCTGCCCTCGCCGCGGCTCCGGCGGCCCGCGCAGGGCATGTCTTCATCATCAGCTTCGACCAGGGATCCCCCGCCGGTATCGGGAAAGCCGATATGCCGGTCTTCAAAAAAATGGCCGCCGAAGGCGCGCATACCTGGGAAGCGTACACCATCGTCCCCAGCATCACGCTGCCCTCGCATACGTCCATGCTCACCGGTGTCGGCATCCAGAAACACCAGATCCAGTGGAACGACGTCTGGGCTCCCGGCAAACCCCAGCTCACGGTGCCGACCATCTTCAACCTCGCCAAAGCCGCCGATCCCTCGCTCGTCACCGCCGCGTATGTTTCCAAACAAAAATTCCGTCTTTTCGAATTTCGCGGTGACATCGACCGTTTCGTCCTTCCGGAAAACACCAGCTCCCTCGGCGTCGCCGCCGCCTTTGCCGGGGACGTGGCCAGACTGAAGCCCGGCCTCTGTTTCATCCACTTTGGCGAACCGGATGCCATGGGCCACAAATACGGCATCTGGTCGCCCGAAAAAATGAAGGCCTTTGCCGACAGCGACGCCGCGCTCGGGATCATCCGCGATGCCATCGACGCGGCCGGCCTCGGCGACAGCAGCACGATCATCCTCACCGCCGACCACGGCTGCCACGACACCGTCAACAAGGAAGGCAAAACCGTCGGCACGCACGGCTCGGCCGATCCCGACGACGTGATCATTCCGTGGATTGCCTGGGGCAAGCGCGTGAAACCCGGCTTTACCATCACCGCTCCCGTCGTGCAGTACGACACTGCCGCGACGGCGCTCTGGCTGCTCGGCATCGACGTCCCCGGCAGCTTCTGGGGCCGCCCCGTCACCAGCGCCTTCGAGTGA
- a CDS encoding multidrug transporter CflA, with protein MSESSADARSDASLREIPPPAGVGQRRWRLILILGALAAFGPLAIDMYLPALPAIARDLKAEEGAVQLTLSVFLIGVSLGQLVYGPLSDRIGRRGPLLFGMGLFVVAALGCALARSVEALIGWRLLMALGGSAGMGLSRTVVRDRFEVHEAADMFSLLMLVMGAAPILAPVLGGQMLLFTGWRGIFSVLVAAGALVWVAVWRWLPESLPAERRNRLSVAGAVAGYGRLLADRRFLGYALVMAFSAGAMFTYITCAAHVFIELNGVSPQMFSVFFGINAGGMIAGSQLNRWLLRRFTSRQILGGVLAVVAGAGALLAAQALTGLGGFPLLAGLLFVTLASGGLIGPNASALALAPFARAAGSAASLMGTMQFGMGGLAGALAGMFAANSALPMCATQAACGVAAWAALRWVAKG; from the coding sequence ATGTCAGAATCATCCGCCGATGCCCGTTCCGATGCTTCTCTTCGGGAAATCCCGCCGCCTGCCGGCGTTGGCCAGCGGCGCTGGCGGCTGATTCTCATTCTGGGCGCACTGGCGGCATTCGGTCCGCTGGCGATCGACATGTACCTGCCGGCATTGCCCGCCATCGCCCGCGACCTGAAGGCGGAGGAAGGAGCGGTGCAGCTGACGTTGTCGGTTTTTCTCATCGGCGTGTCGCTCGGGCAACTGGTCTACGGTCCGCTTTCGGACCGCATCGGACGGCGCGGGCCGTTGCTGTTCGGGATGGGGTTGTTTGTGGTGGCGGCACTCGGGTGCGCGCTGGCGCGGTCGGTCGAGGCGCTGATCGGATGGCGGTTGCTGATGGCACTGGGCGGATCGGCGGGCATGGGGCTGTCGCGGACGGTCGTGCGCGACCGGTTCGAGGTCCACGAGGCGGCGGATATGTTTTCGCTGCTCATGCTCGTGATGGGCGCGGCGCCGATCCTCGCTCCGGTGCTGGGCGGACAAATGCTGCTCTTCACGGGCTGGCGAGGGATTTTTTCGGTCCTGGTGGCGGCAGGCGCGCTGGTCTGGGTCGCGGTGTGGCGCTGGCTGCCGGAGTCGTTGCCGGCGGAACGGCGAAACCGGCTGAGCGTGGCGGGCGCGGTGGCCGGATACGGAAGGCTGCTGGCGGACCGGCGGTTTCTCGGGTACGCGCTGGTGATGGCCTTCAGCGCGGGGGCGATGTTCACCTACATCACGTGCGCGGCGCATGTGTTCATCGAGCTGAACGGGGTGTCGCCGCAGATGTTCTCGGTGTTTTTCGGCATCAACGCCGGCGGAATGATCGCAGGGTCGCAACTGAACCGGTGGCTGTTGCGGCGGTTCACGTCGCGGCAGATTCTGGGAGGCGTGCTGGCGGTGGTGGCAGGCGCGGGCGCGTTGCTGGCGGCGCAGGCGCTCACCGGCCTGGGCGGGTTTCCGTTGCTGGCGGGGTTGCTGTTCGTGACGCTGGCCTCGGGCGGGCTGATCGGGCCGAATGCGTCGGCCCTGGCGCTCGCACCGTTTGCCCGCGCAGCGGGAAGCGCGGCGTCGCTGATGGGGACGATGCAGTTCGGCATGGGCGGGCTGGCCGGCGCGCTGGCGGGCATGTTCGCGGCCAACAGCGCCCTGCCGATGTGCGCAACGCAAGCGGCGTGCGGGGTGGCGGCCTGGGCGGCGCTGCGGTGGGTGGCGAAGGGGTAG
- a CDS encoding membrane protein: MAHTPISFWIGFNLFVLLMLALDLGVFHRKAHEVSLKEALGWSAVWIGLAMVFNALIWWWHGHTAALEFLTGYLLEKALSVDNLFVFLLLFGYFRIPTIMQHRVLFWGILGALVMRAAFITAGITLINRFQWIIYVLGAFLVYTGFKMAFGKNEDPDPSKGLVFRLANRCWRITPELKGQHFFWRDAKGALWCTPLFLVLVLVETTDVVFALDSIPAILAVTRDPFLVYTSNIFAILGLRALYFALSGVMKMFHHLHYALAFILAFVGVKMLISGYVHIPVWISLAVIAVSLTTAIITSIKNPVAAEENAENLKAES; this comes from the coding sequence ATGGCCCATACGCCGATCAGTTTCTGGATAGGATTCAACCTTTTCGTGCTCCTCATGCTCGCGCTGGATCTCGGCGTGTTCCACCGCAAGGCGCACGAAGTCTCGCTCAAGGAGGCGCTCGGCTGGAGCGCCGTCTGGATCGGCCTCGCGATGGTGTTCAACGCCCTGATCTGGTGGTGGCACGGCCACACCGCCGCGCTCGAATTTCTCACCGGCTACCTGCTGGAAAAGGCGCTCAGCGTGGACAACCTCTTCGTGTTCCTGCTGCTCTTTGGCTATTTTCGCATTCCCACGATCATGCAGCACCGCGTGCTGTTCTGGGGCATTCTCGGCGCGCTGGTCATGCGCGCGGCGTTCATCACCGCAGGGATCACGCTCATCAACCGCTTCCAGTGGATCATCTATGTCCTCGGCGCGTTCCTCGTGTACACGGGCTTCAAGATGGCCTTCGGCAAAAACGAGGATCCCGATCCGTCCAAAGGACTCGTGTTTCGCCTCGCCAACAGATGCTGGCGCATCACACCCGAGCTGAAGGGGCAGCACTTTTTCTGGCGCGACGCCAAGGGGGCGCTCTGGTGCACGCCGCTGTTTCTCGTGCTCGTGCTCGTGGAGACGACCGACGTCGTGTTCGCGCTCGACTCGATCCCGGCCATCCTCGCTGTCACGCGCGACCCGTTCCTCGTCTATACGTCCAATATTTTCGCGATTCTCGGCCTGCGCGCGCTCTACTTCGCGCTCTCCGGCGTGATGAAAATGTTCCACCACCTGCACTACGCGCTGGCCTTCATCCTGGCCTTCGTCGGCGTGAAGATGCTCATCTCCGGCTACGTTCACATCCCCGTCTGGATTTCGCTCGCCGTCATCGCCGTGTCGCTGACCACCGCCATCATCACCTCGATCAAAAACCCGGTGGCGGCGGAGGAAAACGCTGAAAACCTGAAGGCCGAGTCCTGA
- a CDS encoding carbohydrate kinase, producing the protein MAKKIASSSPSRPRSGSGRRAAGRSRSVATAVAAAAKTGATVHAAAIDLGATSGRVILGTWAKGRLALREVHRFPNTFRSLGEHDYWDVAGLWAEIRTGLAKAVEALPRGARLASVGVDTWGVDHVLLNDAGRLVFPAHAYRDNRTQAGLKRLANTRAALARIYEATGIANVFYNASLQLGETVASCPAITDLATRCLFLPDYFNYLLSGRMANELTIASTTQLLDVHSCDWSRAALDYFRIPASWFSKPVLAGTRLGKVRATHAPGLEPLAKSGTQVVVVPGHDTACAYDAMPASPDGTDLFLSSGTWSLVGFESDTPVLGAEAMKNRICNERIGDGRYRPLTNVIGMWLLERTMHDLGPAARPKTPEAWDKLIAGAAKLPASKVLIDVADPALANPASMKAVIDGQLRRKKAAPPKTITGYMRLICDSLGRGHADAIRVFERLTGRRFGRILIVGGGSRNRLLCQATADAAGVPVVSFSLEGTAVGNLANQLVALGAVKNIAEFRALSGQHLEQTVYRPRR; encoded by the coding sequence ATGGCCAAGAAAATCGCCTCCTCTTCTCCGTCCCGCCCGCGCTCCGGTTCCGGTCGGCGTGCCGCCGGCCGTTCGCGCTCCGTCGCCACCGCGGTCGCTGCGGCGGCAAAAACCGGCGCGACGGTCCATGCCGCCGCCATCGATCTCGGCGCCACCAGCGGGCGTGTGATCCTCGGCACCTGGGCCAAAGGCCGCCTCGCGCTCCGGGAGGTGCACCGTTTCCCCAACACCTTCCGCTCGCTCGGCGAACACGATTACTGGGACGTCGCCGGCCTCTGGGCCGAAATCCGCACCGGTCTCGCGAAGGCTGTCGAAGCCCTGCCGCGCGGCGCCCGGCTCGCCTCCGTCGGCGTGGACACGTGGGGTGTGGATCACGTGCTGCTCAACGACGCCGGCCGCCTCGTCTTCCCCGCGCACGCCTACCGCGACAACCGCACCCAGGCCGGCCTCAAGCGTCTCGCCAACACGCGCGCCGCGCTCGCCCGCATCTACGAGGCCACCGGCATCGCCAACGTGTTTTACAACGCCTCGCTCCAGCTCGGGGAGACCGTTGCCAGTTGCCCCGCCATCACCGACCTCGCCACGCGCTGCCTCTTCCTGCCCGACTATTTCAACTACCTGCTCTCCGGCCGCATGGCCAACGAGCTCACCATCGCCAGCACCACGCAGCTCCTCGACGTGCATTCGTGTGACTGGTCGCGCGCCGCGCTCGACTATTTCCGCATCCCCGCCAGCTGGTTTTCGAAACCCGTCCTCGCGGGCACGCGGCTCGGCAAGGTCCGCGCCACCCATGCCCCCGGGCTGGAACCTCTCGCCAAAAGCGGCACGCAGGTCGTCGTGGTGCCCGGTCATGACACCGCCTGCGCCTACGACGCCATGCCGGCCTCGCCCGACGGTACCGACCTGTTCCTCAGCTCCGGCACGTGGTCGCTCGTCGGCTTCGAGAGCGACACGCCCGTGCTCGGCGCCGAGGCCATGAAAAACCGCATCTGCAACGAACGCATCGGCGACGGCCGCTACCGCCCGCTGACCAATGTCATCGGCATGTGGCTCCTTGAACGCACCATGCACGATCTCGGCCCTGCCGCCCGCCCGAAGACGCCCGAAGCGTGGGACAAGCTCATCGCCGGCGCCGCAAAACTCCCGGCCTCGAAAGTCCTGATCGACGTCGCCGACCCGGCGCTCGCCAACCCCGCCTCGATGAAGGCGGTCATTGACGGACAACTACGTCGCAAAAAAGCCGCGCCCCCGAAGACCATCACCGGCTACATGCGCCTCATCTGCGATTCGCTCGGCCGCGGCCATGCCGACGCGATCCGCGTGTTCGAGCGGCTCACCGGCCGGCGTTTCGGGCGCATCCTCATCGTCGGCGGCGGCTCGCGCAACCGCCTCCTCTGCCAGGCCACGGCCGATGCCGCGGGCGTGCCGGTGGTCTCGTTCAGCCTCGAAGGCACGGCGGTCGGCAACCTCGCCAACCAGCTCGTGGCGCTCGGCGCGGTGAAAAACATCGCGGAATTCCGCGCCCTCTCCGGCCAGCACCTCGAGCAGACGGTTTACCGGCCGCGCAGGTAA
- a CDS encoding exopolysaccharide biosynthesis protein ExoD: MSGELEAIRARLAAAGDSGPDGTPEAVTLADVIATLRGRAYTLLLILLALPFITPIPLPGLSTPFGAAIAIIAFRLMLGQRPWLPEWLQKKRLPPGFFGRVFSVTEKVVRFLEKFLRPRPGLLTEQEWLRRAHALLIFVSALVLLLPLPVPFSNSFPAWTILLAAGGLLERDSRAIACAYAVAAAGVVFFVFLGGAVQEGFEALRAWWVNR, translated from the coding sequence TTGTCCGGGGAACTGGAAGCGATTCGCGCCCGGCTCGCGGCAGCCGGCGACAGCGGGCCGGACGGGACGCCGGAGGCGGTCACGCTCGCCGACGTGATCGCCACGCTGCGCGGGCGCGCCTATACGCTGCTGCTGATCCTGCTGGCGTTGCCGTTCATCACGCCGATCCCGTTGCCGGGGCTTTCGACGCCGTTCGGCGCGGCCATCGCCATCATCGCGTTCCGGCTCATGCTCGGGCAACGGCCATGGCTGCCGGAGTGGTTGCAAAAGAAGCGGCTGCCGCCCGGTTTTTTCGGGCGGGTGTTTTCGGTGACGGAAAAGGTGGTGCGATTTCTGGAAAAATTTCTGCGTCCGCGCCCGGGCCTGCTCACGGAGCAGGAATGGCTGCGGCGGGCGCATGCGTTGCTGATCTTCGTGAGCGCGCTGGTGTTGCTGTTGCCGTTGCCGGTGCCGTTTTCCAATTCGTTTCCGGCGTGGACGATCCTGCTCGCGGCCGGCGGATTGCTGGAGCGCGACAGCCGGGCTATCGCCTGCGCCTACGCGGTGGCGGCGGCGGGCGTGGTGTTTTTTGTGTTCCTCGGCGGCGCGGTGCAGGAGGGGTTTGAGGCGCTGCGCGCGTGGTGGGTGAACCGCTGA
- a CDS encoding N-terminal cleavage protein — MLPVPRFAPAFSRFSSRAFTLIELLTVIAIIGILAAIIIPVTGRVRDSARTAQCVSNIRQITQGCLLYAEDNKGMLPPTLGTPKSDGSTSTSAWWWEIYPAYITGSGVFRCPADNTTQSSSYKATFTRNGKTLANGTVSYGSPGENAFKPLGKSLTRLSVPSRTVMFIDYMFNDRRLSETWNADKPHWITDNLAVRSPANNEHPAFPHAGNSKANMAFVDGHVVAMTQPELNAARLASRIFMGSVAPP, encoded by the coding sequence ATGCTTCCAGTCCCCCGATTCGCACCCGCCTTTTCGCGATTTTCTTCCCGCGCCTTCACGTTGATCGAGCTGCTCACCGTCATCGCCATCATCGGTATTCTCGCGGCGATCATCATTCCTGTCACCGGTCGCGTCCGCGACTCCGCCCGCACCGCGCAGTGTGTCTCCAATATTCGCCAGATCACCCAGGGATGCCTCCTCTATGCGGAGGATAACAAGGGCATGCTCCCGCCCACGCTCGGCACCCCCAAATCCGATGGCAGCACGTCAACCTCCGCATGGTGGTGGGAAATCTATCCGGCCTACATTACCGGCAGCGGCGTCTTCCGCTGCCCCGCCGATAACACCACCCAATCCTCCAGTTACAAGGCCACCTTTACCCGCAACGGAAAAACCTTGGCCAACGGAACGGTCTCCTACGGCTCTCCGGGCGAGAACGCCTTCAAGCCTCTTGGCAAGTCGCTCACCCGCCTTTCTGTGCCCTCGCGCACCGTCATGTTCATCGACTACATGTTCAATGACCGGAGACTCTCCGAGACATGGAACGCCGACAAGCCTCACTGGATCACCGACAATCTCGCCGTCAGGAGCCCCGCCAACAACGAGCATCCGGCCTTCCCTCACGCCGGGAACTCGAAGGCCAACATGGCCTTTGTTGACGGACACGTCGTGGCGATGACCCAGCCCGAGTTGAACGCCGCCCGCCTCGCCAGCCGCATCTTCATGGGCTCCGTCGCGCCGCCCTGA